One part of the Populus alba chromosome 18, ASM523922v2, whole genome shotgun sequence genome encodes these proteins:
- the LOC118042638 gene encoding auxin response factor 19, whose amino-acid sequence MKSPANGAAAAVTNGEGVEKKSINPELWQACAGPLVNLPAAGTHVVYFPQGHSEQVAASLKKDVNAQIPNYPNLPSKLLCLLHNVTLHADPETDEVYVQMTLQPVSSFDKDALLRSDLALKLNKPQTEFFCKTLTASDTSTHGGFSVPRRAAEKTFPPLDFSMQPPAQELVARDLHENVWTFRHIYRGQPKRHLLTTGWSLFVSGKRLFSGDSVLFMRDEKQQLLLGIRRANRQPTNLSSSVLSSDSMHIGILAAAAHAAANNSPFTVYYNPRASPSEFVIPLAKYYKAVYSNQISLGMRFRMMFETEESGTRRHMGTITGISDLDAVRWKNSQWRNLQVGWDESTAGERRNRVSIWEIEPVTAPFFICPPPFFRSKHPRQPGMLDDDSTDLDSLFKRTMPWLGDDIYMKDPQVLPGLSLAQRMNMQQNPSLANSMQPNYMQSLSGSVLQNLPGGDLSRQLGLSSPQMPQPNNLQFNAQRLPQQAQQLDQLPKLQSLLNPLGSIIQSQQQMGDITQQSRQNMMAQTLPSSQVQAQLLQPQTLAQTNNILQQQPSIQSHQLLRNLPQTLHQQQQNQQQHIMGQNQQQSLMQNQLSDQVNQHMQMSDNQIQSQLMQKLQQQQQQQQQQQQQQQSVSAQQSAMQQAGQLGQLQDSQRQLLDASQSFSRSMTPSQMLEIPQTTPTSLPQPNTIPQQMTRNNNQINTRFSHLPQQLKPQQQHSGVMLLSEMAGHMGLPPSSMANQLSTTGSSILTAAAGPGQSGITDDVPSCSTSPSTNNCPNIVQPMINGWAHRSTAMGEDMAQSAVTLFSPSALETVSSNGNLVKDLLQKSEVKPSLNISKNQNPGLFSSQTYLNGVAAQIDYLDTSSSTTSVCLSQNDFHLQQNNNSLSYNPQSVLLRDTSHDGELQGDPRNNILYGTNIDSQLVMPMNSDHLLTKGMMGPGKDFSNNLSSGGMLTNCENSKDPQQELSSAIVSKSFGVPDMPFNSIDSTINDSSLLNSGSWAPPQQQFQRMRTYTKVYKRGAVGRSIDITRYSGYDELKQDLARRFGIEGQLENQQRIGWKLVYTDHENDVLLVGDDPWEEFVNCVRCIKILSPQEVQQMSLDGDFGNSVLPNQAGSSSDNVNA is encoded by the exons ATGAAGTCACCGGCGAACGGTGCCGCCGCCGCAGTCACCAACGGTGAAG GGGTAGAGAAGAAGAGCATAAACCCTGAGTTATGGCAAGCATGTGCAGGACCACTGGTGAACTTGCCGGCGGCCGGAACTCATGTGGTCTACTTCCCTCAAGGGCATAGTGAACAG GTAGCAGCATCTTTGAAGAAGGACGTGAATGCGCAAATTCCAAACTACCCAAATCTTCCATCGAAGCTGCTATGTCTCCTTCACAATGTCACCTTACAT GCGGACCCTGAAACAGATGAAGTTTATGTTCAGATGACACTTCAACCTGTTTCTTCT TTTGACAAGGATGCATTATTGAGGTCAGATCTTGCACTGAAGTTAAATAAACCACAGACAGAGTTTTTCTGTAAAACATTGACAGCAAGTGATACAAGCACTCATGGAGGTTTCTCCGTGCCTCGCCGTGCAGCTGAAAAGACATTCCCGCCTCTT GATTTCTCCATGCAACCACCTGCTCAAGAACTTGTAGCTAGGGATCTGCATGAAAATGTTTGGACTTTCCGGCATATCTATCGTG GACAACCAAAGCGTCACTTGCTTACAACTGGGTGGAGTTTATTTGTAAGTGGGAAGAGGCTTTTTTCCGGTGACTCAGTTTTATTTATGAG AGATGAAAAGCAGCAGCTTCTATTGGGCATCAGACGGGCTAACAGGCAACCTACCAACTTATCATCATCGGTATTGTCAAGTGATAGCATGCATATTGGGATCCTAGCTGCTGCAGCCCATGCAGCAGCAAACAATAGCCCCTTTACCGTGTACTATAATCCaag GGCAAGTCCATCAGAATTTGTTATCCCTTTAGCCAAGTATTACAAGGCAGTGTACAGCAACCAAATATCACTTGGCATGCGCTTCCGCATGATGTTTGAAACTGAAGAGTCAGGAACAAGAAG GCATATGGGCACCATTACTGGTATCAGTGATCTTGACGCTGTAAGATGGAAAAACTCACAATGGCGTAATTTGCAG GTTGGTTGGGATGAGTCAACTGCTGGTGAAAGACGCAATCGAGTCTCAATCTGGGAGATTGAACCAGTGACTGCTCCATTTTTCATATGTCCTCCTCCATTTTTTAGATCTAAGCATCCAAGGCAACCGGGAATGCTAG ATGATGATTCCACTGATTTAGATAGCCTATTCAAGAGGACCATGCCTTGGCTTGGTGATGATATCTACATGAAAGATCCCCAGGTTCTCCCCGGCCTAAGCCTAGCCCAGCGAATGAACATGCAGCAAAACCCTTCACTGGCAAACTCAATGCAGCCCAATTATATGCAATCGTTGTCAGGGTCTGTTCTGCAGAATCTTCCTGGAGGCGATCTTTCTCGCCAGTTAGGCTTGTCATCACCTCAAATGCCTCAGCCAAACAACTTACAGTTCAATGCCCAAAGGCTGCCTCAGCAAGCACAACAGCTTGATCAGCTTCCAAAGCTACAGTCCTTGCTCAACCCACTGGGTTCCATCATACAGTCACAGCAACAGATGGGTGACATCACTCAACAATCGAGGCAAAATATGATGGCTCAAACTCTACCCTCAAGTCAAGTTCAAGCCCAACTTCTGCAGCCTCAAACTCTTGCCCAGACCAATAACATTCTTCAGCAACAGCCATCTATTCAAAGCCATCAGCTTCTTAGAAACCTTCCGCAAACCTTgcaccagcagcagcagaatCAACAGCAACATATTATGGGTCAGAACCAGCAGCAAAGCCTAATGCAAAATCAGTTGTCTGATCAAGTAAACCAACATATGCAAATGTCTGACAATCAGATTCAGTCTCAACTGATGCAGAAGCTtcagcagcaacagcaacagcaacagcaacagcaacagcaacagcaatcAGTTTCAGCCCAGCAATCTGCTATGCAGCAGGCTGGTCAACTTGGACAGCTTCAAGATTCACAAAGGCAGCTGCTGGATGCATCCCAGAGTTTTTCTAGGTCCATGACACCCAGCCAAATGTTGGAAATCCCTCAAACAACACCCACTTCTCTCCCTCAGCCAAATACTATTCCACAGCAGATGACTAGGAATAACAACCAAATCAATACTCGATTCTCACATCTGCCTCAACAGCTGAAACCTCAACAACAGCATTCTGGCGTCATGCTATTGTCAGAAATGGCTGGTCACATGGGACTTCCGCCAAGCTCAATGGCCAATCAGCTCTCCACAACTGGTAGCAGTATATTGACTGCAGCAGCTGGACCAGGACAGTCTGGTATCACTGATGATGTTCCTTCTTGTTCTACTTCACCTTCCACAAACAATTGTCCAAACATAGTTCAACCAATGATCAACGGTTGGGCCCACCGAAGCACAGCAATGGGAGAGGACATGGCTCAGTCTGCCGTGACACTCTTTAGCCCTAGTGCATTGGAAACCGTGTCCTCTAATGGTAATTTAGTTAAAGATCTGCTGCAGAAATCCGAGGTTAAGCCGTCATTGAACATCTCCAAGAATCAAAACCCTGGATTATTTTCCTCACAAACATACCTAAATGGGGTAGCTGCCCAGATAGATTATTTGGACACATCATCTTCTACAACTTCTGTTTGCCTTTCACAAAATGATTTCCATTTGCAGCAGAACAACAATTCACTGTCATATAATCCCCAATCAGTGTTGTTGAGAGACACAAGCCATGATGGGGAGCTCCAGGGAGACCCgaggaataatattttatatggaaCAAACATTGATAGCCAACTTGTGATGCCAATGAATTCTGACCATTTATTAACAAAGGGCATGATGGGGCCGGGGAAGGACTTCTCAAATAATCTCTCTTCAGGAGGCATGCTTACAAATTGTGAAAATTCTAAAGATCCTCAACAGGAGCTTTCATCGGCAATTGTTTCCAAGTCATTTGGAGTTCCAGATATGCCATTCAATTCAATTGACTCAACAATCAATGACAGTAGCTTATTGAATAGTGGTTCTTGGGCTCCTCCACAGCAACAGTTTCAGCGAATGCGAACATATACAAAG GTGTACAAACGTGGAGCTGTAGGAAGGTCAATTGACATAACACGGTATTCAGGTTATGACGAGCTTAAGCAGGATCTGGCTCGTAGGTTTGGTATAGAGGGACAGTTGGAAAATCAACAAAGGATAGGCTGGAAACTTGTTTACACTGATCACGAGAATGATGTCCTGCTAGTGGGGGATGACCCTTGGGA AGAGTTTGTGAACTGTGTCCGCTGCATCAAGATACTGTCTCCTCAAGAAGTCCAACAGATGAGCTTGGATGGAGATTTTGGCAACTCTGTCCTTCCTAATCAAGCTGGCAGTAGTTCTGATAATGTCAATGCATAA
- the LOC118042639 gene encoding proteasome subunit beta type-6: protein MESHKENETNGPHSMGTTIIGVTYNGGVVLGADSRTSTGVYVANRASDKITQLTDNVYLCRSGSAADSQTVSDYVRYFLHQHTIQLGQPATVKVAANLVRLLSYNNKNFLQTGMIVGGWDKHEGGKIYGVPLGGTLLELPFTIGGSGSSYLYGFFDQAWKDGMTQEEAEQLVVKAVSLAIARDGASGGVVRTVTINSEGVSRKYYPEDKLPRWHEELEPQNSLLDILSSSSPEPMVT, encoded by the exons ATGGAATCACACAAAGAAAATGAGACCAACGGCCCTCATTCCATGGGTACAACCATCATCGGCGTCACCTACAACGGCGGTGTCGTCCTCGGTGCCGATTCTCGCACCAGCACCg GAGTTTATGTAGCAAATCGTGCATCGGATAAAATCACTCAGCTTACTGATAATGTCTACTTATGCCGCTCTGGATCt GCTGCTGATTCTCAAACTGTGTCTGATTATGTGAGATATTTTCTGCATCAACACAC AATACAATTGGGGCAGCCGGCGACAGTTAAGGTTGCTGCTAATCTTGTTAGGTTGTTGTCTTACAATAACAAG AATTTCTTGCAAACTGGAATGATTGTTGGGGGTTGGGATAAGCATGAAGGAGGTAAAATTTATGGAGTACCTCTTGGAGGGACACTTTTGGAGCTGCCTTTTACAATTGGAG GATCAGGATCTTCTTACTTGTATGGTTTCTTTGATCAAGCATGGAAGGATGGGATGACCCAAGAAGAAGCTGAG CAATTAGTGGTGAAAGCAGTTTCTCTTGCTATTGCTCGTGATGGGGCGAGTGGTGGTGTTGTTCGGACTGTCACT ATCAACTCAGAAGGCGTGTCAAGAAAGTACTACCCTGAGGACAAGCTCCCACGATGGCACGAGGAGCTGGAGCCACAGAATTCCCTGTTGGACATTTTGTCATCATCTAGTCCTGAGCCAATGGTCACTTAA
- the LOC118042640 gene encoding L-arabinokinase: MEGIVSSKQQQPLVFAYYVTGHGFGHATRVVEVVRHLILEGHIVHVVTAAPDFVYTSAIQSPRLFLRKELLDCGAVQCDALTVDRIASLEKYSETAVIPRETILATEVKWLQSIKADLVVSDVVPVACRAAADAGIRSVCCTNFSWDFIYAEYVVDAGSQHRSIVLQIAEDYSHCEFLIRLPGYCPMPAFRDVLDVPLVVRGLHKSRAEVRKELGVEEDVKLVIFNFGGQPAGWKLQEEFLPPGWKCVVCGGSDKEEYPPNFIKLPKDAYTPDVIAASDCMLGKIGYGTFSEAMAYKLPFVFVRRDYFNEELFLRNMLEHYHGGVEMIRRDLLTGCWQPYLERAIRLKPCYDGGVNGGEVAARILQDTALGKNHASDKPCGARRLRDAIVLGYQLQRVNNRIIGIPDWYNLEENKLVGRSSEGSQFLRLLSLNLLGFREVEDFEILHGDPQGLPDTMAFLKSLADIGAGHDSKKDTDDEVREDLAAAGLFNWEEEIFVARAPGRLDVLGGIADYSGSLVLQMPIREACHVAVQKNHPSKQKLWKHAQARHHADHEKLAPILEIVSLGSELNNRGPTFDMDLSDFKDGEKPISYEAARKYFAKDPSQKWAAYAAGTIVVLMTELGVCFENSISILVSSGVPEGKGVSSSAALEVATMSAIAAAHGLNIPPRDLALLCQKVENHVVGAPCGVMDQMTSACGEANKLLAMVCQPAEVLGVVDIPSHVRFWGIDSGLRHSVGGSDYGSVRIGTYMGRKIIKSTAAGLSKGNNKDDMDKDGIELLDNEASLDYLCNLPPHRYEGVYVDKLPETVTGEEFIRKFVDHEDSVTTIDPKHIYAVKAPTRHPVYENFRVEAFKALLSATASDGQLSALGELMYQCHYSYGACGLGSDGTDRLVELVQEMQHSKASKSENGTLYGAKITGGGSGGTVCVIGKNFVGSNEQILEIQRRYHAATGFKPYVFEGSSPGAGKFGYLKIRRRNATE; this comes from the exons ATGGAGGGAATAGTATCGTCAAAGCAGCAGCAACCTTTGGTTTTTGCTTACTATGTTACTGGTCATGGATTTGGTCATGCCACTCGTGTTGTTGAG GTGGTTCGTCATTTAATTCTAGAGGGACATATTGTTCATGTGGTTACAGCTGCACCAGACTTTGTTTACACTTCTGCAATACAGTCACCGAGACTGTTCCTTCGAAAG GAGCTGCTGGATTGTGGAGCTGTTCAATGTGATGCCTTGACAGTTGATCGTATTGCCTCCTTGGAAAAG TATTCTGAGACAGCAGTAATCCCTCGAGAGACTATCTTAGCAACAGAAGTGAAGTGGTTGCAGTCTATTAAAGCTGACCTAGTG GTTTCAGATGTTGTTCCTGTTGCCTGCCGAGCAGCTGCAGATGCCGGCATCCGTTCTGTTTGTTGCACCAACTTCAG TTGGGACTTCATTTACGCGGAATATGTGGTGGATGCTGGATCACAACATCGCTCGATTGTTCTGCAG ATTGCCGAGGACTATTCCCACTGTGAATTTCTAATACGTCTACCAGGATATTGTCCAA TGCCTGCTTTTCGTGATGTTCTTGATGTACCCCTTGTTGTGAGGGGACTGCACAAATCCAGAGCAGAG GTCAGGAAGGAGCTCGGAGTTGAAGAGGATGTGAAGCtagtaattttcaattttggcGGACAG CCTGCTGGGTGGAAGTTACAGGAGGAGTTTCTACCTCCTGGTTGGAAGTGTGTG GTATGTGGGGGTTCTGACAAGGAAGAATATCCCCCGAATTTCATCAAGCTTCCGAAAGATGCTTATACGCCAGATGTGATAGCAGCTTCAGACTGCATGCTTG GGAAAATTGGATATGGTACATTTAGTGAAGCTATGGCATACAAGTTGCCGTTTGTGTTTGTACGAAGAGATTACTTTAATGAAGAGCTGTTTTTGAGAAACATGCTTGAG CATTATCATGGAGGTGTTGAGATGATTAGGAGAGATTTGCTGACTGGATGCTGGCAACCCTACCTTGAGCGTGCCATTAGATTGAAACCATGCTATGATGGAGGTGTCAATGGCGGTGAG GTTGCTGCTCGCATACTTCAGGATACAGCTCTTGGAAAAAATCATGCTTCTGATAAG CCTTGTGGAGCAAGAAGATTGCGAGATGCGATTGTGCTTGGATATCAACTACAAAGAGTTAACAACAGAATTATAGGTATTCCAGATTGGTACAATCTTGAAGAAAACAAGCTTGTAGGTCGTTCATCAGAAGGCTCCCAATTCTTGAGGTTGTTGTCATTAAACTTACTTGGTTT CAGAGAGGTAGAAGACTTTGAGATTCTTCACGGTGACCCTCAAGGTCTTCCCGATACAATGGCGTTCTTAAAGAGCTTGGCAGACATAGGTGCAGGACATGACTCAAAAAAGGATACCGACGATGAAGTGCGGGAGGATTTGGCTGCTGCTGGATTGTTCAACTGGGAG GAGGAAATATTTGTAGCCAGAGCACCAGGGAGATTAGATGTCTTGGGTGGTATTGCTGACTATTCAGGAAGTCTAGTTTTGCAG ATGCCTATCAGAGAAGCTTGTCATGTTGCTGTACAAAAGAATCATCCAAGTAAACAGAAGCTGTGGAAACATGCACAGGCTAGACATCATGCTGATCACGAGAAACTTGCACCCATTCTTGAAATT GTGTCATTGGGCTCAGAATTGAATAATCGTGGACCAACATTTGACATGGATCTATCTGATTTTAAAGATGGTGAGAAGCCAATATCTTATGAGGCAGCAAGGAAGTACTTTGCCAAAGATCCATCTCAAAA GTGGGCAGCATATGCTGCTGGGACAATTGTGGTACTAATGACAGAGTTGGGTGTTTGTTTTGAGAACAGTATCAGCATACTG GTTTCTTCAGGAGTCCCAGAAGGCAAAGGCGTTTCTTCATCTGCAGCATTGGAGGTTGCCACCATGTCTGCTATTGCTGCTGCTCATG GTTTAAACATTCCCCCGAGAGATCTTGCTTTGCTTTGCCAAAAG GTGGAGAATCATGTTGTTGGAGCCCCGTGTGGGGTGATGGATCAAATGACCTCTGCGTGTGGGGAAGCAAACAAACTTCTAGCAATGGTATGCCAG CCTGCTGAGGTACTAGGAGTAGTTGATATTCCTTCCCATGTACGATTTTGGGGCATAGATTCAGGATTAAGACACAG TGTTGGTGGTTCAGATTATGGATCTGTGAGGATTGGAACTTACATGGGCCGAAAGATAATAAAGTCCACAGCTGCAGGACTGTCTAAGGGAAACAACAAAGACGACATGGACAAGGATGGCATCGAACTGCTTGATAATGAGGCTTCATTAGATTACTTGTGCAATCTCCCACCTCATAG GTACGAAGGTGTGTATGTTGATAAGCTTCCAGAGACTGTTACAGGTGAAGAATTCATAAGGAAATTTGTTGATCATGAGGATTCAGTCACAACAATAGATCCCAAACATATTTATGCAGTTAAAGCACCAACCAGGCATCCTGTTTATGAGAACTTCCGAGTTGAG gctttcaaagcattattatcTGCTACTGCTTCGGATGGACAACTTTCTGCTCTCGGGGAACTTATGTATCAG TGCCATTACAGCTATGGTGCATGTGGACTTGGCTCTGATGGGACAGACAGACTGGTAGAATTGGTACAAGAAATGCAGCACAGCAAGGCCTCCAAATCTGAAAATGGGACTCTGTATGGAGCGAAGATCACCGGAGGGGGAAGCGGTGGCACAGTTTGTGTTATCGGAAAGAATTTTGTGGGAAGCAATGAGCAAATTCTTGAA ATTCAACGGAGGTACCACGCTGCCACAGGCTTTAAGCCATACGTGTTTGAGGGTTCTTCTCCCGGGGCAGGAAAGTTCGGATACCTGAAAATTCGCCGCCGCAACGCCACCGAATGA